TTGAGATAACACCGAGAAAGATTGTCACATTTAGACCAAGCGCTATATTCAAGGAACTCGTGGCAAATAAGTAGTTATGGATAAACTCTTCTACAGGATAGGAGAGGTAAGTAAACTGACAGGTATAGCACCTTATATACTCAGGTACTGGGAGTCTGAATTCAGTTTTCTCAAACCGAGAAAAAATAATTCGGGACAGAGAGTCTATTTAAAGAAGGATATCGAACTGATTCTTGAGATAAAGAAACTGCTTTATGAAGAACGATATAC
The window above is part of the Nitrospirota bacterium genome. Proteins encoded here:
- a CDS encoding MerR family transcriptional regulator, yielding MDKLFYRIGEVSKLTGIAPYILRYWESEFSFLKPRKNNSGQRVYLKKDIELILEIKKLLYEERYT